A region of the Echeneis naucrates chromosome 15, fEcheNa1.1, whole genome shotgun sequence genome:
CGAGCTTCGAATCCATTCTTCAAGCTCCTAAGGAAGACGTCACAGAGGCAACATCCATCTTTATATGTACTGTCTATGATACCGCAACTGAATTGTACCAACAGCTGGTACATGCTACTCTTCTCATAGGGCAAGAGAAAATTTACATCCTGAATTTTAACATTCACTCGCATATTCATGAGCAGATTTTGTACACACGAAGGCAAACATACATGCAGCACAAACCGCGCTCACAGAAATGCAATTATCTAACCCAAAATATATTTATCCACATTGTACATTATGTTTATGTAAATAGCAACAATTTATGTGCTTTAAAATACAGTTGACTGTGGGCCTCCCTCTGCTCCACCACCAGGAGCTTTGACACTGTTAGATATATTAAAAATAGACACCCTATCTCATCCTCCCCTCCCCACCTGAAGGGAAATGAATGTCACCTTGCTGAAATTGATGCTCTTTCAATGCAGGGGAGTAATATTATTTCACATGTCTATTTGCCATTTGGGCTGCACCCCCCTCCCATTTTGAAAATgcactgaacagcagcagcctttGATTACCCTCCACACTTAATGTAAGAATGCATTCGATATTCCAGATCATATTCTGTGCATGCCTTTCGTTTAGTGCACATATTTCAATTGTGACTTTGCACAAGCCTCATGTAAGGTAGGGTTAGTTAGTCTTGTGTGTCAGCTGGCGTTTGTTTCACTTAACGTGTGTATAAGTGAGCGTGCTGACATTGCTCTTAACCCTCTCATCAAAGCTGCTGCTTTCCTCTGAACCCCTTCCTCAGGCCTTTATGTGAGCATCAAACCCCGTTCAGCCCAGTACAGTATGCCTAATTATGCTGAGGCCGGCATGAGAAGCTCGAGGAACCTCCACTGTACGACTCCATTCCTGTCAGAGCAAGAAAGAGGGAATAGGAGAAAAGGCGTGGATAATTAGGAATCTTGACCGTTTTTCTTATCCACTTTTcactcctctccctctcaccctgCTTCATCTGCATATTTCAGAATGTTTCCTCAATTACTGAGGCAGTACCCCCAGCTGCTTCTATATCCGCCACCAGCAGGCAGAGTAGGAAGGTGTGTGAGGGGATGAGAAAATGGAGGCATTCTGAGAACAGTGTGAGTTGGAATTAATGGTTTAAATTAGCACTTCTACTGGGTGGTGTGAAGTTGAAGGTGAGGGATATATCTACATTGTGTATCCTGCTATATATACCCTACAGTGGCAGCGAGAGATGTTACTTCAATTTACCCTTGTTCCTGTGCTGTCAGCACAGGATGCTAATGGATGAATGTACAGTATGCTGCAGTAGATATTTCCCTGAGGGGACCTCTCACATGCACCACGCTCTTTAAAATGGCAGTGTGACGTCATTTAAAGCAGGATACGGTGTAAATCAGTATCCTTCAGGGAAAATATAGATGTCATACAATCATGTAGGATTTACGCTTCTCCGTATGAGTCATTGACTAGGTCATGGATTATCAGTCGTCAGCACGGACAGTGGCCTTTAAACGGCAAAACAGAAAGATCCATCTTCTTGAAATATTGACTGATTGGAGACATTTGAGTTTGTAACATCCACAGCAATATACTCACATTGTGGCGTACTgctgcatgcacatgcacactgacacacgTGCAGGCCTGACAAAGCGCCCAGACAACCATTTATCAATTCTCAGTTTTGCAGAATCAGCTGTCGCAGAGGTGACGATATGATGAGGGGGACAACGGTGTGGGTGAAAACATGGTGGGGAGAGTGGACGAGTGATTTGGATTCACAGTCACCTTTTCACACAAATTGGTGTGGAGGTTAATGTGCTTcttgggggggaggggaggggacgggaggggaggggaggcaAGGCAATCATGAATACAAGCTCTACCAGTTAGCTCTACTGTCAGTTGCGGATTAGGTGAGCAGTTCACAATGATTGACTGCTCAAAGTGTGTTTTTGAGCAGAATGAAAAAGTGCAGatagtcattttaaaattgggATTTTAGgagcaaaagaaatgaaaatgttccatcaaccttgattttattttattatttcctggCTTGCACAGCTACCTCAGAATGCTGGATGACTGGCCTTTGCATGACTGCCGTGTGAAACCCTTAACTGTGCTTGAACAGTTTGAAAGTCAATTATTGCACTCTATTAGTCCCCACTGCTTAAAATATCAGCTTTGAAGAAAAAGGCCTATTTGATAGAAAAGTGAGGTGAGCTTGGCTTAATGTTAATAATGTACCCAGAACAATAATTATAGAAGACTGCATTTGTGACAGTAGCTGCAAGAATTATCTTACCTTTTCACCTGGAAAGGTATTGAATGAAAGACTTTTTGTCCCTCCTCCGCTTCAGCTGCTTTTGCCCAAGATCTAGAgtcattgttttccttttaatttccttttaaaatagCTGATGGCAGCAAAATCTTTTGTAGCTAATCTCCGTCCTAGTTGGTCAGAATCAGCCCCTTTCTCGCTCCGCCGCTCACGTTCAGCAGAGATTAGGACGTATGAAATTATTGGTGGTTATGAGTTGTTCAAAATGAACACGTTTGAGCCTTAGATCTGGTCATGTGTGCTACACAACTGCAGATAAGCTATTACTTTACGTTTCTGGTGACCCCATAAGTCTGTTGTCTCTAGTTTATCACTGAGAAttgctatgaaaaaaaaaaaaattaaaatcccCTCCACTGCTGTATATTCATACGCAGAGACCAATGAGAGTCATACCATAGCTTcatatgaataaaaatttaTAACATTATGGGGGTTTCATTTCAACCATGTAATATTGCTGTCATTTCCACTTTCTCTGAGCCCGGCGTATGGCAAAGCAAGGAAATAACCCCCAAATCCCATGAGAGAATTTTTCATTCTTACATGGTCGTAAGTCCCGCACCATCCTCCGAATATGAAATCTGCCAGCAGGAACGGATGGAAACAATTGCCACTGGGTATAATATGCATCcctattaaaaacacactgcGGTCATGGGAGGTGTCAGTGCGGTTACAAGGTCACAGTGAGGGCCAACCTAATTTTCTCGGGACAGTAATGTTCCAGAGAAATTGTGTCGAGTACTTACCTGGCAGTATTGTGAGAGGAAGCGTCCGCTTTAATGCAGAAGTATCGTGGCAGTCCTAATTAGTAAATGACCTCAGTGAAACTGTTATGGAAAGTGCCTTTATCGAGATTTTAGCCTTCCAGCCAAATGGATTGACGGAGTGCCAGCAGCATGCGTAAGTAAAAGCAAACAGGAAAAGATAGAGAGAAGGGTTAGTATTGGACAACACAAAGCCCAACAGATTAACAACGTGCCATATTAACCTTCAGGTGCATCTAATTGTTGGAAAATTGAATGCAGCCCtcagtgaggggggggggtggagggtcGATATATTGAGCTGCCCTAGCTTACAACCTCTAATCCTGCAAATCTTCTTGAGGTCCTGAAGTGTTGTATTGAATATGTGAATGACTTGGATAGCACTGCTTAAGTATAATTTATATAATGCATCTGCCGTTGTCTGTATTCTTTACACTCGTGGCCAGTGAGTTCTTAAAATCACTCGACCTTTCTCCCATCAAGATAAATTTAGCTGCACCTCCCACTGAAGCCTTGGCACAAAAACTTTGAGCCTGCATTTCATGATTTTCTGACTATTGTATCCATCCTCAGATCTGTTCAGACCTTATCAGGGATTAGTTCGATTTAAATAGAAATGATATACACCTGCAGATAGAAAACATCTAAAGCTATGGATCAGAATTGCTCCAGCCGCCGACCAATCCAATACGGCACATTGAAAGTGAAATACCTCGTTTATCAACGGTGGAGCGGAGCCGTTGCACGCGCTCTGCCTCCCACAGCCCTGAAGTttatcataaaaacaaactgcctcttctgtttgtttagAAGCTGTGACACTGCATGCGTTGCTTTCAGGAATAACAAGTCTGCAGTGTCTTGCTTGATTAATCTTTCAAGCGCAAATTTGTTCTtcttaaaattttatttctaatttttaGTCATTCAGGAGAAAACCCCACATTATGTGGCTGAGGCTCTTGAATCCACTGAGTGTAGTCATTTGTACAGGATGAGGCTTCCCCGGAGCCTCCTGTCTGTGCCTTCAATCACACGTTACTGTGCTACTTGTCATCTGCAGTGAGGCCTGTTATTGAGAGGCTTCCCTCAGGCCGCCTCTTTGTCTTTAGCAGCTCGATTAAATTAGACTGACACCTGGCGTGGATACTCAGCGGTAATGGCCTTTCCTCTCATCCCATCTCTTTTATCAGCATAATGGACCTCTGATTAAATAATACAAACCTACATCACCTTCTGTGTGCTTCACTGAACCCTGTGAGGGGTCACAAGACACaagtcattcatttgttcatgaGGCTTAAATGACAGAGCAATTTAAAAGGACGTACTCAAATAGTAATGAATAACATCTGGAGACATCAGATTATCTGCATTTCTTACATATTGTTGTCATTTGATAAATAGCTGACATTACACAAGCATACTAATCTTATGAGGTGTATGCTTAGGGACTTGTGCACACTTGTGTTGAGATGCTGGTGGGAGGTGATATTTTTAACCTTCCCAATGCAATGGCAGATAAGGTGCAAAGAGTTTGTGTCTTCCTCGAAACTGAGCAGTGTGTTGGAAAGACGGTTTACAGTTTCACATAGATATGTGTAATGGTTTTTATGTGCCTTTTGTTATGCAAAAGAGCCGTGATGAAAAGAATTTCATCATTGAGAAATGGAattccagctgctcctcctcttccccatGGCCATGAGTGGTACTGGAGGTGCATTGCTACACACTGGCAAAAAATTCCATTCTAATCTTGTTGAGCTATGACATACTTGgccttttgatattttatttgccACTTTTGGGTGCAACAGGACGATGGGCACCAAGATGCACTGGGAGGGATCCAGAGCTGGCAACCCCGAATTCAAACAAGTTTATTTTCTGAGTAAACTGTGGATGTTTACTGTAAGTGAGAGAAGAAACTAGCAGATGTGCTTTCCAATGAACCCACCCTTGGTACTTTAATGAAAGGTATTAATTATTCACATAGTATCTTTTTGTACCAGTGCACATATCCTGACCTTGCACATTTTGAGCATACTTAACTATTCTGTATTGTTCCACCTTTATTCATGAATACTAATTCTGCAAGAACTGCATACAGCTTTATTTTAGCACAAATGTAAAATTCTTGCTCTGTTTGCTTTAGTGCCCCCTTGGGTGACAACATAATGATTGATAGCTTAAGAAAATGCGTTGGCAAAGGATGCAATACTGTTCAGTTGATATTACATCTCTGTTGGTTCCCCATCGCCTTGGGGTGGTCAAGATCTTCCACAACACAAGCTATCTGTCAGACAATCCCCAGGATTTATCCTGTTTTATTCTCTGTCTATTGCTCTCAAGCTGTCATAAATTAATTGTACTGATATTAAAAGGTCTCACTAATACAGTAGATCATTCCCAGTGGAAGtgtaaaattaaattttctgcaagatatatatatatatatcttgcagaaaaatgaatatatatatgaatactCTTTACTATGTCACTAAAATGACATCAGCAATGCCTACACATTGCCTTTCATGTAATCGTGTCCTGTCCTCCATCCTTTTAAACCCTATGAAAAATATATGAAGCGCAGGTTCCAGCTGCTTTCTGTGTATGACTGCCTGTCAGTATAAACTCACATTACCCACAGtcaaacagacagcagtttctttttgagtgcttcaaaataaaggtgTGGCGCCATTTTTATCTATTATTTACACttgatttcattatttctaTCGGACCTGCAGTACAGGTGGCTCAGAACTGTcacctggattttttttcctctatggAGCGTGTTTTAATGTGATGACTTAGAGCTTGATCGCCTGCACAAAGACTCGAGTCAAACCAAAACTTCCACAAAGCACAGCCCTTTTATTCATCCCATGTTCTGTGATTATTTCCAGCAGCTCAGACCGAGAAAAGCTTTGGTATCTCAAAGGGAAGTGAAAATAAGGGGAAGGTAAGGCACAGTAAAGCTTAAATTGAGGCCATTATTGAGGGCAGTGAGGGAATAGTGTGTGGCtcgcctcaaaaaaaaaaaaaaaaaagcataggTAGGAAGAATTTTACTTAGGTCAGATGGCAGCTCCTATAAATCTTTGAAATGATCTAAAGCTACAGAACACTGACTTCCCTCCTCACCTGCCAATTATATGAGCTATCTGACTTAATTTTACAATGATAAAAAGTTCACTATGGGCGTCGCAATCCTGactggtattttttttaaatcagatttaacaTAAAGAAATGGCTTCTGACATTTTAGAACAACTttgaaactgcttttctttctgatgGTTGAGGCAGCTGTGGCTAATTATCTGAGTTAATGGTAAGACGAGAAAAGGTCCTGTGCTTCTCCAACATCGGATTTTATCATCGGTTTGACAATTACGGCTGGTTCTTGCAGCTGTGGGGATGTGCAAGCAGACAGATTGCACAGTGAATGCAGGTGTATTATTCCCCATCCCTTTGATTTAACATATCTCCTGACAGTATCCGCTCCAAAGTTAGACTGAACTGTGACGCTAGCTTTTTATGGTACACTTTTGGACTGATTGACGAGGTAATGTCTTCCTGAAAGGTGCTCAGTGGACTGCTAAACACACTAACTGGTTTtcccggaaaaaaaaaacaaaaaaaccaaacaaacaaaaaaaaattcacataaaAAACAGGACATAAAAATAGGAGATGGTGTTCCACTTTTTAAATTAGGCCAGAAAAGCAGACTCATGGAGTTCAGTTAGTTATCAAAGGAGGCAGGTGCAGTATTATTGGTTTCGATGTTAATATGCTCTTAGTCATAATTCAGATAGAAATTGTTAGTCTGGGAAAATGTTCAGTCACATAAAGGTTAAACAGCAAGAAAATGTGCATTCAGCAAATAAGATACTAGATTTGTATTCAGGGACAGGAAATGTAATCATGTAGCATTGTTAAATTGTGCTGACTGGCAGTCTAGTTGATATTTCTGATTTGTTTCACAAAAGAAATGCCTTGTTGCCAGTATAATGTCTCTGTTGATTACACTGCTGCAATGTGATAAGATCCTAAAGCAGATAATGATTGAATATGAAATTTTTTCCTGGCAATACCCATATGCAACATTTCTATTCAGGCTCGTATGAATACAAACGGTGAATGCAATCCCTACCAATCAGCCACGTCACATTTTCTTTGGGTTTACGGGACATAATTGAGTTGGGAGGCTGCGTTGGAGTTCTGAATGAATGGATGCTAACCTTCACTCATGTGTTTCCATACTCTTTCACCACCTCTGTATCTCTCCGTCACACATAAAGAATTAgctcaacacagagagagagagagaaagaaccaGCATGTGTACAAATGAATCGgtgttgtttgttgtgcagTTTCAGGCTTGAGCTGTTTCAAGTGGCACATTTGAGAGAGAGCCGCAGATCATGTTTAGTAAGCTGTCTCTCGTTATATCAGACCCTGGGGAGAGACGGGACCTCTCACTCTGTACTATCAAAGCCATGGAGCTGCCTTAGAGGACATGCTTCAGTTTGAATAGAGGCTCTAGAGTATGTACAAAAAGTAGCATGCTCAGCCCTCATCACCTCGCTCTGTGGGAAGCTGCCAGCATTCAAGGTTTTGATCAAGCCTTGCCGTAATGGCTGCGGGTGACAGGTATACGAGACCACAGTTGTGGGAATAAATAGCTTGATTAGCATAATGCATCACCATCACGTTCAgttttcagtgtgtgaaagAACTACTTTTTGCCCGAGTGTAGCAGTCATACCTTCTGGGGTTGTGTTTCATGGAACAAAAACGCAATTATGTAAACAGGGTATTTACCTCTGCACCGTTAGAAGGAAATATAATTTACTTCCACTGTGTGCCTGATattctgtgttgtctgtgtttttgctgctttgaATAAGCTCTGCAGCACCCATTGTCCACCAAAAGCGTATTTTGTCTCTCTTCAGCAATCATAATTCACCTGATACTCGAAGCGCTTACCTCCAGAAATCCCAGCCTTATTGATCCATCTGGAGCCAAGCGACATCGCTATAAACAGGCTAATCTAACATAAAAGCCGGCCTCTCAATGCCCCAGCCTGTTGAAACGATTTAGTTCTGCCTGGTagcaatgaataaataaatagataaatgagACACACAATCTCTGGCTTGATTCTGCGGAGCATCCCGACCGCATGTGACTGGAGGCAACGGCTCTGTAATAGAAGATAATTTGAAATAATATCCTTTACATTTCTCAGGTCTTTAGCACCACGGGGTTGGCAAGGGGGCTGACGGAGAAGGGAGGGTAGCTATTATCAGTCAAACTCCTGTCTTGTGCTTGCCCCGACCTGCACCTTGCACCTGAACCTTGTGACCTTTTGCAGTTTTCACTTGTGATTAATTGCTACTTTGGCCGCCCACTTGTAATCTGTGTGATAATTGTCAAGCGAATGGCTCCGTTACCTGAATGTTAGTGAGGCCAGACCTGCCACTTACCTCTCCCCTCTTTTTCATTCTCCTCTCACCCCCTGCATTGTTTCAGCTTGACTGGCTGCCAGTAGGCTGAGGTTCCTGCCATAGGAGCAGTCGTGGGGCTGTGTGTGATCAGACACCCGTACATCTGTCGGAATTACAGCAATTCATTTTAACCTTCAGCAGTCCTTGCCAGATGCTCACATAACACTTAGTGGACAGTTTTGCAGTTGAAATGTACCAATACGCTGTGAAACGTAACCTGCACTCTCAGGATTGTTGTACAGATATACGGAAAGCTTTAGAGAAAACGTGGTTTAAGAGGAGATTGGGTAAAATGGACCTTTGAGATTTGTTGAATgaaataacatatttttaaaattattttctttgatgAAGTCTTTAAATCCACAGctgtctttccctcctctcttttgcTATTATTAATTCATTGACATTTTGCTTGGATAGAAATGATCAGGATGTTGAAAAACGGCTTTGCCTGCAGTGAATACACTGGTGTTTAATATGGCAAAAACAGAATGAGGTTCTTCTCAccgttttctttgctcttagAGATGTGAACTCTGGTGTTTTTCACTTGAGTAAATTCAGGAGACATTTCTGTCCCATTTAACCCTGCGCCACATTAATGTGGGTAGTTAGTCATGCGATTGTTTGTGCGCTACGTTAAACATAGAGAAAGGAAACAGACGATTCTTTGGTTCACAGACTTATCTGCACTTCAACAATCAATCTTTGTGAGCATTAAGAATGCTGATCAGTTGTAATCCACAGTTTTCCCTCAAGTCAGCCTGAATCTTTTGATCATTAATTCCTATTAAAACCTCAGTGCAATTCTTTTTGGCAAAATATGTGCCCAGTCTTAGACAGTTACTTCCATCtccctgtttgttttaaacCATATGTTTATTCCAATGTTAGTCTGCCAAGAATTCACATCCACATTTATGGTTATGCATATTAAATGCAATTTCCTCTATAGTCAGATAAACAGATGTAGGACTGTAAACTCTTTGAATTTCAGAAATAAACTCAAACAGGATGCCAGAACTGTATATGTTGGTGAGCGATACAAAAAATTCCAGAAGATATTTATCATTTACATTTAGTGTTTGGATGACTTCCTCATTAGTGATACATGGCTTGTCTTTATGTTTCTAGTCATTATTTACATGACTCATGATGCATTTTATTCTTAGCCCCATAGAACTTAattgaatttgatttatttaattaaatttatctCACAATAATTGTCACCGCtcataaagtaaaaaataaaaactgtttccacTAAGTATAGCCTCATCAGACAATGGGTCATTGATAGATTTATATCTTATATCTTAAAAGGATTTGGAAGATGTATACCACTTTGCAATAACAACTAATTAGAGCTCATCTGGTGATTGAAGTCTTGGTATTGATTCAACAGTGGGGTTTTTTATGGTGGGGGGCATTGTGTGCTCCATGGAAAGTGGCATTGTTCCTCTCATGGTTCTGGCAGTACTCCTGCTTTCTGAATGGTCTGTGaccaaaggaaacaaaaacaagaaaaccaaaacTGCCAGGTCAGCAGACGttagcaagaaaaaaaacccatgtCCTCTCTCTGCGTCTCACTGTATCTGAGCTGTACTTGCCGTTGACAGTGAGCAGACCTGCGTCTTTCTCCtggcatgtttgagtccccTGCTGCCTTCGGTGCAATTAATGATCCTACTTACAACATTAGTGCCACAATCATGAAAAATTGTGTCAATACACAAAGTCCCCCAACATATTGAGCTCAATTCATCAAGGGCTTCATGCTCATTGGCGATGTCAAACATGGCCTTAGCATTATTGAGTGCTTTGGTAATCAAGTACCTGCCATAAGCTCCCAGGAGtgattatcttttttttggGCATACAGTTCATGGTGCAATGTGATTTGTCTTGAGATTTAATAAATGACTGCTCTTGTTTTTGAGTACTGAAAAAGTTAAACCCAAAAATCTATAaagtgtctttgtttatttattgctATTATTGTGACAGTGTCTGAGCAATTGAAGGAGTGACTGGAATTTTTAAACATCTTCCACAGCACAAAGTGCAAAAGatctgaatggaaaaaaagataGATGAGTTGAAATCCTCTTTGGAGACTCGCTGCCTTTTTTCCTATCAGCAGACAGACGTATCAAGATCGACCATGGGTCAAACAGCCAGCATGGTATCCTGGGAATTCAGCACTTCAGGGTTTGTAAACATTTGAGATTGTGATAGCTCTATCTCCTAAAACCTGAAAACATGCCATGGGCATGTCAAGGCAGTCTGCAATTCCTAAAAATTCAAGGTTACAGAGGTTCTACATCAAAAAGACCAACTGTAGAGTTATAGTATAGTAAAATTCTGCTTAGGAAGAGGCAGCACAGCGTTGCGTAGGTCAGTAGAATGCAGACTGAGTTAGagtttgacagaaataaaacagaggtACAGAGGTGGCATCAAGAGAGGGAtcatcaaacagcagacagctcTCCTTGGCGTTGTAAATCACTGCAGCACCGAAGGGCATCATCTATCCCCATCTCCAAACTTCATGGAAAATACGTAGCATCTTATTGCATTGTTTTCCACAGACGGTGCACGCAATCAATATGtaccatttgttttgtttatttgcatcaTCAACAATCATACACATTCGTTGGTCCCCCAGCACTGTAGCACGTAAACACAGGACATGAAAACCAGTTTTCCCATCTATTGTCATCAGCAGACGGTGGAACAGTCTGTGGAAGTTTATCCCACACCAGAAAGAATGTTCAGTagcacataaaataaaatgaaaagttggacccatttaaaataaacagaaaaataaaataatgaattcaaataCGAACCAACATCAGTGTAATTCTGAAGCATTTGTGTCTGCAGATGCTGATAGTGTGATCACATTGGGTGGGAGGCTCGGCAGTTCAGAGTGCACTGTGTTTATAACAGAGAGAAGTAAATGTCTTTAAGATAAACAGCCTCTAACACTGAATCAATAGTTGATCTTTTTGCTGTAAACAAAACCGAGATGCAATAAAAATTAGTAGAACACATCAGTACTGCAGTGCAGGCAGATTTCAAGAGAAAATCCAAAGAAACCTTTGTTCCCGTCCTTTAACTGTGAATGGTGATCGCTTAAGGTTcattttcactgtaaatgtaaTGATGCTGATCTGAATGATACCTCACTGGAGTTACTGAGATTTGTGTCGGTGAAGAGAGATGTTGTTGGGATTTTGTGTGTCGTTGTATTTAGTGCTCCCTAATCTAAGACCCCTCTCTGAGTGCCCTGGCACGAGATTCAAAGTATCGAAAAGCTGCAGATTCCATTCAAAAATGAACACCTACTGGGTTTTACACATTACAATAGGACAGACGTTGTTTTTGACTGTAATCATAGCTCAAAATGTAACTTTGAGTATCATACAGATTTTCTGACTAATAGTGGTCCAGAGTCAGGAAGTCAGGAACTGCTCATCATAGAATATAGAATGTGAAGTATTGCTGCTCTATATGTGCATTCTATGCAGGCATTAACATAATAAACATACTGTAGCATATTCATCATATATCTTTTGCAGCCAGTATTGGCTACTTTTGTGGCATCATATACATTTCAGAATGTACATATGTTCATATTTACAGGCACATCTAGtgcaaagtatttttttaatcttttagtACTTTTGTTCATCTGCGTTTTGAAGTTTCAACAATCTTGAAATTTAGCTGATCCTACTGAAGGGGACCATTTATGAGAATCAAAACCACTTAAGACCCTTTCAAAGgtctggcttctttttttttttttttacacagcagtgacaaaaataaataacaaagtgACACTATGCACAAAGTGATCATTTTCTATTCTCCATAAGTTAATTGAAAATCTGTGAAATATATGCACAGGGCTCATCAAGCGTAGAAGATGAGCTCAGGAATCTGTCCCCCCTGCACCCCCGTCCCATTAGTGCTGTCCGAGGAGCACTGGAATTGAAATGTCACTTTCCCACACTGCACCTCTGTCATTCCTTCCTGTCCAAAGTAGCTCAACTCGTTTCCATCCAGAACCACACTGGCAGTGTAGAATGTGTCGGGCTCGATCTGGACTGGATACTCAAACCACACCGGGAAGGTGTTGCTGGAACCATCAGAGAAGTATTTGCTGAGGTTTTGTCCCAGCAGCACTCCTTGACGTTTCAACTCAATCTTGGCACTGTACTCTGCTGAGCCACAGCTGGATCCGTACAGTCCAAACCCAGCGATGAAAACTCTTTTATCTACTGCAAACTGTATGCTGTCACAGCGACCCCGATAACGCCACTGATTGCTTCTGTAGGCACAGGACTGGAATCTGTGGCAGCGCTGCGGTGTTAGGCCCTTCCTTGGTTGGCTGACAAATTGCAGGTCAGGTTTCTTGGCTGCTGTGTACCAAAGGAAGATGTCATTGGTCTCATTCAGCGTCAGCACGCCTGACTGGGCTGCTCCGTTGGCAAAATCGTCCAGAGCCATCGTAGGGATGCGTATCAGGTACATGGCCTTGCCCAAAACCTTTCGCTTGTTGTCAGTCGAGGAGGTGAGCTCCTGTCTCTGACACTCAGCCTCGGCCCAGCTGAGTGCTGCCTCAAATACCACGATCTCTTTAGCATTGAGTGTCTCTCGCTGTAGGATACTCTCCAGGGTCTGGACGTCGATGTCACAGAAGCCTTCAGAGCGTAACGCCAGCTCAGCCTGGGC
Encoded here:
- the btbd3b gene encoding BTB/POZ domain-containing protein 3 produces the protein MAADIFPTKKPASTTTVQLYQQQNLNNNNTIQNCNWQGLYSTIRERNSVMFNNELMADVHFLVGQPGRTQRLPGHRYVLAVGSSVFHAMFYGELAENKDEIHIPDVEPAAFLAMLKYIYCDEIDLSADTVLATLYAAKKYIVPHLARACVNFLETSLSAKNACVLLSQSCLFEEPELTQRCWEVIDAQAELALRSEGFCDIDVQTLESILQRETLNAKEIVVFEAALSWAEAECQRQELTSSTDNKRKVLGKAMYLIRIPTMALDDFANGAAQSGVLTLNETNDIFLWYTAAKKPDLQFVSQPRKGLTPQRCHRFQSCAYRSNQWRYRGRCDSIQFAVDKRVFIAGFGLYGSSCGSAEYSAKIELKRQGVLLGQNLSKYFSDGSSNTFPVWFEYPVQIEPDTFYTASVVLDGNELSYFGQEGMTEVQCGKVTFQFQCSSDSTNGTGVQGGQIPELIFYA